A genomic segment from uncultured Alistipes sp. encodes:
- a CDS encoding ROK family protein, with the protein MKKLAIGVDIGGINTAFGLVDENGDLYAESVISTKKYPYVDDYPAYVEELCDSLRALSQSLSFEYELAGIGIGAPNANFHKGTIETPANLWKFRDGEANPDESRRVFPLAEDISRRFNGAKTLVTNDANAATIGEMIYGNAKGMKDFVMITLGTGLGSGFVANGEMIYGHDGFAGEFGHIIVERNGRECGCGRRGCLETYVSATGIKRTAFELMAKMNAPSKLRSIAFDDFDASMISAAAEQGDPIAKEAFRFTGEMLGRALADVVTVTSPEAIFLFGGLSKAGKLLFEPTQWYMEENMLFVFKNKVKLLPSGIQGKNAAILGASALIWQEQEHGK; encoded by the coding sequence ATGAAAAAACTCGCTATCGGCGTGGACATCGGCGGAATCAATACCGCATTCGGTCTCGTGGATGAGAACGGCGATCTGTATGCCGAATCGGTCATTTCGACCAAGAAGTATCCCTATGTAGACGACTATCCGGCTTATGTCGAGGAGTTGTGCGATTCGTTGCGGGCCTTGTCGCAGAGCCTGTCGTTCGAGTACGAACTGGCAGGTATCGGCATCGGGGCTCCGAATGCCAATTTCCACAAGGGGACGATCGAGACCCCGGCGAATCTGTGGAAGTTCCGTGACGGGGAGGCCAATCCGGACGAATCCCGCCGGGTTTTCCCGCTGGCGGAGGACATTTCGAGACGTTTCAATGGCGCGAAGACGCTGGTTACGAACGATGCCAATGCGGCGACGATCGGCGAGATGATCTACGGCAATGCCAAGGGGATGAAGGATTTCGTGATGATCACGCTCGGCACGGGTCTCGGTTCGGGCTTTGTGGCCAACGGGGAGATGATCTACGGGCATGACGGATTTGCGGGCGAGTTCGGCCACATCATCGTCGAGCGCAACGGCCGGGAGTGCGGTTGCGGACGGCGGGGATGCCTGGAGACGTACGTTTCGGCGACGGGTATCAAGCGCACGGCCTTCGAACTGATGGCGAAGATGAATGCGCCGAGCAAACTGCGGAGCATTGCGTTCGACGATTTCGACGCCTCGATGATCTCGGCGGCGGCCGAGCAGGGAGACCCCATCGCCAAGGAGGCCTTCCGCTTCACGGGAGAGATGCTGGGGCGGGCTTTGGCCGACGTGGTTACGGTGACCTCTCCGGAGGCGATTTTCCTCTTCGGAGGGCTTTCGAAGGCGGGGAAACTGCTTTTCGAGCCGACGCAGTGGTACATGGAGGAGAACATGCTGTTCGTCTTCAAGAACAAGGTGAAGCTGCTTCCGAGCGGCATTCAGGGCAAGAATGCGGCGATCCTCGGGGCTTCGGCGCTGATCTGGCAGGAGCAGGAACACGGCAAGTGA
- a CDS encoding SGNH/GDSL hydrolase family protein produces MKKLLLGIFVLLTGGFAGAQVRFVDAGELTLIGKALPTTHPYHRIDTAVYKGFTPKENQQVRCSAGLALVFRTNSTRIDLKPVYSSFVYNGTSTPRVASEGFDLYVRHNGEWLYTASQAAGKRGSKFTLISGMDTSEKECLLYLPNYSELLSLQIGVDEGASITPLENPFRHKIVIFGSSFTHGVSTSRAGMSYPMQIERNTGLYFCSIACSGNCKLQPYFADYLGDVKDADAMVFDGFSNPDAKMIRERLIPFIARIREKLPTTPLIFVQTIYRESCNFNLAVRAREEAKQAAAREMMAQAMREFDGVYFIDKANLTGTDHATSADGTHPSDLGYWRWAQNLQPELLKVLRKCGIR; encoded by the coding sequence ATGAAGAAACTGTTATTGGGAATTTTCGTATTGTTGACGGGTGGTTTTGCCGGGGCTCAAGTCCGGTTTGTGGATGCCGGGGAGTTGACGCTGATCGGCAAGGCCCTTCCCACCACGCATCCCTACCACCGGATCGACACGGCGGTCTACAAGGGATTTACCCCCAAGGAGAACCAACAGGTCCGCTGTTCGGCGGGTCTGGCCCTGGTTTTCCGGACCAACTCCACGCGGATCGACCTGAAGCCCGTCTACTCGTCGTTCGTCTACAACGGAACCAGCACGCCGCGGGTTGCCTCGGAGGGCTTCGACCTCTATGTCCGCCACAACGGCGAGTGGCTCTATACGGCCTCGCAGGCTGCCGGGAAACGGGGCTCCAAGTTTACGCTGATCTCCGGGATGGACACCTCGGAGAAGGAGTGCCTGTTGTACCTTCCGAACTATAGCGAGCTGCTGTCTCTGCAGATCGGGGTGGACGAGGGGGCCTCGATCACCCCGCTGGAGAATCCCTTCCGGCACAAGATCGTGATTTTCGGGTCGAGTTTCACGCACGGGGTCAGCACGAGCCGGGCGGGGATGAGCTATCCGATGCAGATCGAGCGTAATACGGGTCTCTATTTCTGCAGTATTGCCTGCAGCGGGAATTGCAAGCTCCAGCCCTACTTTGCCGATTACCTGGGGGATGTGAAGGATGCCGACGCGATGGTTTTCGACGGATTTTCGAATCCGGATGCGAAGATGATCCGCGAGCGCCTGATCCCCTTCATCGCGCGAATCCGCGAGAAACTGCCGACGACTCCGTTGATTTTCGTGCAGACGATCTATCGGGAGAGTTGCAACTTCAACCTTGCGGTCCGGGCGCGGGAGGAGGCCAAGCAGGCTGCGGCGCGCGAGATGATGGCGCAGGCCATGCGGGAGTTCGACGGGGTCTATTTCATCGACAAGGCGAATCTGACGGGTACCGACCATGCCACTTCGGCCGACGGCACCCATCCGTCGGACCTGGGTTACTGGCGCTGGGCGCAGAATCTCCAGCCGGAGCTGTTGAAGGTGCTGCGGAAGTGCGGCATCCGCTGA
- a CDS encoding polyprenyl synthetase family protein — protein MQNNEQLLQAIENYLAQTELPAEPELLYAPIGYSLAGGGKRLRPMLLALACGIFSDNLQRAMPAAAAVEVFHNFTLLHDDIMDNAAMRRGKPSVFAKWGQNVAILSGDAMLICAYRLLSAIPPQLLPQVLATFNTMALEVCEGQQYDMDFEHKPKVSVVEYMHMIELKTSVLLAGAVVIGATLGGASDEDCRKLRRFAIELGLAFQLQDDLLDSYGDERLGKAIGGDILEGKKTYLMITAMSRADEATREVLRTTYRNPGLSDEEKITTVKAIYDRLDIPRLTEQQISLRFERALAILDTLSVEPDRTKRMRDYAASLMGRKQ, from the coding sequence ATGCAAAACAACGAGCAACTGCTGCAAGCCATCGAAAATTACCTGGCTCAAACCGAACTCCCGGCCGAGCCCGAACTCCTATATGCCCCGATCGGCTACTCGCTGGCTGGCGGCGGAAAACGGCTCCGGCCCATGCTCCTCGCCCTCGCCTGCGGAATCTTCTCCGACAACCTGCAGCGCGCCATGCCCGCCGCCGCCGCCGTCGAGGTGTTCCACAACTTCACGCTCCTGCACGACGACATCATGGACAATGCCGCCATGCGCCGCGGGAAACCTTCGGTATTCGCCAAATGGGGACAGAATGTCGCCATATTGTCCGGAGACGCCATGCTCATCTGCGCATACCGCCTGCTGAGCGCAATACCCCCACAACTCCTGCCCCAAGTGCTCGCCACGTTCAATACCATGGCACTCGAAGTCTGCGAAGGACAGCAGTACGACATGGATTTCGAACACAAACCCAAAGTCTCCGTCGTCGAGTACATGCACATGATCGAACTCAAGACCTCCGTCCTCCTGGCCGGGGCCGTCGTCATCGGCGCCACACTCGGCGGCGCCTCCGACGAGGACTGCCGCAAACTCCGCCGGTTCGCCATCGAACTCGGACTCGCCTTCCAGCTTCAGGACGACCTGCTCGACAGCTATGGAGACGAACGCCTCGGAAAGGCCATCGGCGGCGATATTCTCGAAGGAAAGAAAACCTATCTGATGATCACGGCCATGAGCCGTGCCGACGAGGCCACCCGAGAGGTGCTACGCACCACCTACCGCAATCCCGGACTCTCCGACGAAGAGAAAATCACCACCGTCAAGGCCATCTACGACCGGCTCGATATTCCACGCCTGACCGAACAGCAGATCTCCCTGCGATTCGAGCGTGCACTGGCGATCCTCGACACCCTCTCCGTGGAGCCCGATCGCACCAAACGGATGCGCGACTACGCCGCCAGCCTGATGGGCCGCAAACAATGA
- a CDS encoding MFS transporter, with protein sequence MPRRLGAILAVAFGVSLSVIDGSIANVALPTIGAQLGISAADSIWVVNAYQLAIMVSLLSFSALGDVIGYRKVYIGGLMLFTVASVGCSLAGSFQSLVLARVMQGFGAAAITSVNTTLIRFIYPKTRLGRGMGINATVVAVSSVAGPTIAAGILAIADWPWLFAVNIPIGLAALSLSHRFLPQNPIRDAAHRVSWRDAVMNALTFGLLMASVEGFSHGINPTLLSFGIAALLVIGFFFIRSQLRETYPILPFDLLRIPIFSVSILTSICSFVAQMLALVALPFYLQHVCGYSDVQTGLILTAWPAVIIVVAPVAGMLVERAHAGLLGGIGLTAMATGLFLLAWIPENSSAFGLIWRLVLCGAGFGLFQSPNNSVLIASAPPSRSGSASGMLATARLVGQTTGAALMALLFHLLPQNSTHAALMTAGGFALAAAAVSFARISLPLPEVLERKHLRKA encoded by the coding sequence ATGCCCCGACGGCTGGGAGCCATCCTTGCCGTCGCTTTCGGCGTATCCCTCTCGGTCATCGACGGCTCCATCGCAAACGTCGCGCTCCCCACCATCGGCGCCCAACTCGGTATCTCTGCCGCAGACTCCATCTGGGTCGTCAACGCATACCAGCTGGCCATCATGGTCTCCCTGCTCTCCTTTTCGGCCCTCGGAGACGTGATCGGATACCGAAAAGTCTATATCGGAGGACTGATGCTCTTCACCGTGGCTTCCGTCGGGTGCTCGCTCGCCGGATCCTTCCAGTCCCTCGTCCTCGCCCGCGTCATGCAGGGGTTCGGCGCCGCAGCCATCACCTCCGTCAACACCACGCTCATCCGATTCATCTACCCAAAGACCCGGCTCGGACGCGGCATGGGAATCAATGCCACGGTCGTCGCCGTCTCGTCCGTCGCAGGACCCACCATCGCCGCCGGAATCCTCGCCATAGCCGACTGGCCCTGGCTGTTCGCCGTCAACATCCCCATCGGACTGGCAGCCCTCAGCCTCAGCCACCGGTTCCTTCCACAGAACCCCATCCGGGATGCCGCACACCGGGTCAGCTGGCGCGATGCCGTGATGAACGCGCTCACCTTCGGCCTCCTCATGGCTTCGGTCGAGGGATTCTCCCACGGAATCAACCCAACGCTCCTCTCCTTCGGCATCGCAGCCCTGCTCGTCATCGGATTCTTCTTCATCCGCTCCCAACTCCGCGAAACATACCCCATTCTGCCATTCGACCTGCTCCGCATCCCGATCTTCTCGGTCTCGATACTCACCTCCATCTGCTCGTTCGTCGCCCAGATGCTCGCCCTGGTCGCCCTGCCCTTCTACCTGCAGCACGTCTGCGGCTACAGCGACGTGCAGACCGGACTCATCCTTACGGCCTGGCCGGCCGTCATCATCGTCGTGGCCCCCGTGGCCGGAATGCTCGTCGAGCGGGCCCATGCCGGACTGCTCGGAGGAATCGGTCTTACGGCCATGGCAACCGGACTCTTCCTCCTGGCCTGGATCCCCGAAAATTCCTCCGCCTTCGGGCTTATCTGGAGACTGGTTCTCTGCGGCGCCGGATTCGGGCTCTTCCAGTCCCCGAACAACAGCGTCCTGATCGCGTCCGCTCCGCCCTCCCGAAGCGGCTCCGCAAGCGGAATGCTCGCCACGGCCCGGCTCGTCGGACAAACCACAGGAGCCGCGCTGATGGCCCTGCTCTTTCATCTCCTTCCGCAGAACAGCACCCATGCGGCGCTGATGACCGCCGGAGGCTTCGCCCTGGCTGCCGCCGCCGTCAGTTTCGCGCGCATCTCCCTGCCCCTGCCCGAAGTCCTCGAACGCAAACACCTCCGAAAAGCATGA
- a CDS encoding peptidase U32 family protein, whose protein sequence is MKRSEIEIMAPVGSYESLAAAIQAGADAVYFGVGKLNMRAASAANFSLDDLEQIVEKARKARVKTYLTVNTIVYEEEIDDLHAVLDRAKRAGVDAVIVSDMAAIRYARQIGLEVHISTQCNISNSEAVRFYAQWADTVVLARELSLEQVARIHRRIVEEEICGPRGKRVQIEMFAHGALCMSISGKCYLSLYETGCSANRGACRQLCRRKYTVSDRETGAQLDIDGRYVLSPKDLCTVDFLDKMVAAGVRVLKIEGRARGAEYVKRVVSCYDEALKAIEAGTYTPELAAGLKERLREVFNRGFWEGYYAGRPVVEYSPAYGSSATKRKVYVGKVVNFYKKLSVAEVAVEASPVSVGDAIFFLGATTGVAEQTLTELHGPDGKPCETVAQGELCAIRTPQLIRRGDQLYKFVDAEPTVG, encoded by the coding sequence ATGAAGCGCTCGGAAATCGAAATCATGGCCCCCGTGGGGTCCTACGAATCCCTGGCCGCGGCCATCCAGGCCGGGGCCGATGCCGTCTACTTCGGGGTCGGAAAACTCAACATGCGTGCGGCATCCGCCGCGAACTTTTCCCTCGACGATCTCGAACAAATCGTTGAAAAGGCCCGCAAGGCCCGGGTCAAAACCTATCTGACGGTCAATACGATCGTCTACGAGGAGGAGATCGATGACCTCCACGCCGTCCTCGACCGTGCCAAACGCGCCGGAGTCGACGCCGTGATCGTCTCCGACATGGCCGCCATCCGCTACGCCCGGCAGATCGGGCTGGAGGTGCACATCTCCACCCAGTGCAACATCTCCAACTCCGAGGCCGTGCGTTTCTACGCCCAGTGGGCCGACACGGTGGTGCTGGCCCGCGAGTTGTCGCTCGAACAGGTCGCCCGAATCCACCGCCGGATCGTCGAAGAGGAGATCTGCGGACCGCGCGGCAAACGGGTCCAGATCGAGATGTTCGCACACGGAGCCCTCTGCATGTCGATCTCCGGAAAATGCTACCTCTCGCTCTATGAAACCGGCTGCTCGGCAAACCGCGGCGCCTGCCGCCAGCTGTGCCGCCGCAAATACACCGTCTCCGACAGGGAGACCGGCGCACAGCTCGATATTGACGGGCGTTACGTCCTCTCGCCCAAGGATCTCTGCACGGTTGACTTCCTGGACAAGATGGTGGCTGCCGGGGTCCGGGTCCTGAAGATCGAGGGGCGCGCCCGCGGCGCCGAATACGTGAAGCGCGTCGTGTCGTGCTACGACGAGGCCCTGAAGGCAATAGAGGCCGGAACGTACACCCCGGAACTGGCCGCCGGACTCAAGGAGCGGCTCCGCGAGGTCTTCAACCGCGGATTCTGGGAGGGTTATTACGCCGGGCGCCCCGTCGTCGAGTACAGCCCCGCCTACGGATCGTCGGCCACCAAGCGCAAGGTCTATGTCGGCAAGGTCGTGAACTTCTACAAAAAACTATCCGTCGCGGAGGTCGCCGTCGAGGCGTCGCCGGTCAGCGTCGGAGATGCGATCTTCTTCCTCGGCGCCACGACAGGCGTGGCCGAACAGACCCTCACCGAACTCCACGGCCCCGACGGGAAACCCTGCGAAACCGTCGCTCAAGGTGAACTCTGCGCCATCCGCACCCCGCAACTGATCCGACGCGGAGACCAACTCTACAAGTTCGTCGATGCAGAACCGACGGTCGGATAG